One stretch of Pseudomonas sp. NC02 DNA includes these proteins:
- the exbB gene encoding tonB-system energizer ExbB — protein MTRNTSPASPTKPHSPSRAWRAIAAVLFSVLLAPTAAFADNTAPAAPPAASAPATEQNAPAPAAAPAATDPALAAEGAPADESGVVLEEDNSLGMAHDLSPWGMYQNADIIVKIVMIGLAIASIITWTIWIAKGFELLGAKRRLRTEIVHLKKATTLKEASESAAKKGTLAHLLVHDALEEMRLSANTREKEGIKERVSFRLERLVAACGRNMSNGTGVLATIGSTAPFVGLFGTVWGIMNSFIGIAKTQTTNLAVVAPGIAEALLATALGLVAAIPAVVIYNVFARSIAGYKAQVSDASAEVLLLVSRDLDHLPSERSSQPHMVKVG, from the coding sequence ATGACACGCAATACATCCCCCGCTTCGCCAACCAAGCCTCACAGCCCATCCCGCGCCTGGCGTGCGATTGCTGCAGTGCTGTTCAGCGTCCTGCTGGCACCGACCGCCGCGTTCGCCGACAACACCGCGCCGGCCGCCCCGCCTGCAGCGAGCGCGCCAGCTACAGAGCAAAACGCTCCTGCGCCAGCCGCCGCACCGGCCGCGACCGACCCGGCCCTGGCCGCCGAAGGCGCACCGGCTGACGAATCCGGCGTCGTGCTGGAAGAAGACAACAGCCTGGGCATGGCCCACGACCTGTCGCCGTGGGGCATGTACCAGAACGCTGACATCATCGTGAAGATCGTGATGATCGGCCTGGCCATCGCTTCGATCATCACCTGGACCATCTGGATCGCCAAGGGCTTCGAACTGCTGGGCGCCAAGCGTCGCCTGCGCACTGAAATCGTCCACCTGAAAAAAGCCACCACCCTGAAAGAAGCCAGCGAAAGCGCGGCGAAGAAGGGCACCCTGGCGCACCTGCTGGTTCACGACGCACTCGAAGAGATGCGCCTGTCGGCCAACACCCGTGAAAAGGAAGGCATCAAGGAACGCGTCAGTTTCCGTCTTGAGCGCCTGGTTGCCGCCTGCGGTCGCAACATGAGCAACGGCACCGGCGTGCTGGCCACCATCGGTTCCACCGCGCCCTTCGTCGGCCTGTTCGGTACCGTATGGGGCATCATGAACAGCTTCATCGGCATCGCCAAAACCCAGACCACCAACCTCGCCGTCGTGGCGCCCGGCATCGCCGAAGCCCTGCTGGCAACCGCACTGGGCCTGGTTGCCGCGATTCCTGCGGTGGTGATCTACAACGTCTTCGCCCGTTCGATCGCCGGCTACAAGGCTCAGGTATCGGACGCTTCGGCAGAAGTCCTGTTGCTGGTCAGCCGTGACCTCGATCACCTGCCTTCCGAGCGCAGCTCGCAACCGCATATGGTGAAAGTGGGGTAA
- the exbD gene encoding TonB system transport protein ExbD, with translation MGLHLNQGDDELVENHEINVTPFIDVMLVLLIIFMVAAPLATVDIKVDLPASSAKPAPRPEKPIFLSVKADQRLFLGEEEVKSDTLGAVLDAKTQGKKDTTIFFQADKGVDYGDLMSVMDALRAAGYLKVGLVGLETAAKK, from the coding sequence ATGGGCCTGCATTTGAATCAAGGCGACGACGAGCTCGTCGAGAACCACGAAATCAACGTCACGCCGTTTATCGACGTGATGCTGGTGCTGCTGATCATCTTCATGGTGGCTGCACCGTTGGCCACCGTGGATATCAAGGTCGACCTGCCCGCTTCCAGCGCGAAACCTGCGCCGCGGCCGGAGAAACCGATATTCCTCAGCGTGAAGGCGGACCAGCGTCTGTTCCTGGGCGAAGAAGAAGTCAAATCCGACACCCTGGGCGCGGTGCTCGACGCCAAGACCCAGGGCAAGAAAGACACGACCATCTTCTTCCAGGCCGACAAGGGCGTGGACTACGGCGACCTGATGAGCGTGATGGATGCCCTGCGGGCGGCCGGCTACCTCAAGGTAGGCCTGGTCGGACTTGAGACGGCAGCCAAGAAATGA
- a CDS encoding energy transducer TonB yields the protein MITTRHKLTRYGTSLAVVLGVHAVAIIIALQWSAPHMVQLPPAAMVIDLAPMPAPPPPAPPKVITPPQPPAPVEELPLPKLAEAPKPTIQVPKPVKPKPKPQPPKPVEKKPDPPKEKPSEEPPSETPQNNAPTEKSAQPQPGPSPQQIAAKATWESTLLGHLQKYKKYPPGAQARGKEGLNRLRFVVDADGNVLSYELVGRSGNADLDRATLDMIRRAQPLPKPPADMLKGGSIEIVAPFVYNIEKRRR from the coding sequence ATGATCACGACGCGCCACAAACTGACGCGTTATGGCACCAGCCTCGCCGTCGTGCTGGGCGTCCACGCCGTCGCGATCATCATCGCGCTCCAGTGGTCGGCGCCACATATGGTCCAGCTGCCTCCGGCCGCCATGGTCATCGACCTGGCACCGATGCCGGCGCCACCACCTCCGGCCCCGCCGAAGGTGATCACGCCGCCACAGCCGCCTGCGCCAGTCGAAGAGCTGCCATTGCCGAAACTGGCCGAGGCACCTAAGCCGACGATCCAGGTGCCAAAGCCGGTCAAGCCCAAGCCAAAACCACAGCCGCCCAAGCCTGTGGAGAAGAAGCCCGATCCGCCCAAGGAAAAACCTTCCGAAGAGCCGCCGAGCGAAACTCCGCAGAACAACGCGCCTACGGAAAAATCCGCCCAGCCACAACCGGGCCCTTCACCGCAGCAGATCGCGGCCAAGGCCACCTGGGAAAGTACCCTGCTGGGCCACCTGCAGAAGTACAAGAAGTACCCGCCGGGCGCCCAGGCGCGTGGCAAGGAAGGCCTGAACCGCCTGCGTTTCGTGGTGGATGCCGATGGCAACGTGCTGTCCTACGAACTGGTGGGCCGCTCCGGCAACGCCGACCTGGACCGCGCCACCCTCGACATGATCCGTCGTGCCCAGCCGCTGCCCAAGCCACCGGCCGACATGTTGAAAGGCGGAAGCATCGAGATCGTTGCACCGTTCGTTTACAACATCGAAAAACGTCGCCGCTAA
- a CDS encoding cupredoxin domain-containing protein — MPNLARLALLLLALPVAAQADQLVTLVIQNHTFSPSTFEVPAGERFRIQLTSHDESVDEFESYDMKFEKIIVPGNTITVFAGPLHPGTYTFFDDYHPDQAKGTVTAVAAKE, encoded by the coding sequence ATGCCCAACCTTGCCCGGCTGGCTCTCCTCCTATTGGCTTTACCCGTCGCTGCACAGGCGGATCAGCTGGTCACCCTGGTCATTCAGAACCACACCTTCAGCCCCTCGACGTTCGAGGTGCCGGCCGGTGAGCGCTTTCGCATTCAACTCACCAGCCACGATGAAAGCGTCGACGAGTTCGAAAGCTACGACATGAAGTTCGAAAAAATCATCGTCCCCGGCAACACCATCACGGTGTTTGCCGGCCCGCTGCATCCCGGCACCTACACCTTCTTCGATGACTACCACCCCGACCAGGCCAAAGGCACGGTCACCGCCGTCGCGGCCAAGGAGTAA
- a CDS encoding FTR1 family protein: protein MLACLLIVFREVLEAGIVVGIVMAATQGLARRGLFIGGGIAAGVLGAGILALFTGAITQALQGFGQEIFNAAILVVAVVMLGWHNLWMASHGRELATQLRSAGNSVLKGEKSLWALAVVITVAVLREGSEIVLFLYGIAASSQTDPLSMLAGGVLGIVAGAALSWLMYRGLVAISLKRLFSITGWMIALLAAGMAGRAAAILAGIDLIPAWGYQLWDTSWLVSDGSLTGRALTALVGYTDRPLGVQLVAWLVTLSLLVLGNRLLHSRPTQSH, encoded by the coding sequence ATGCTGGCCTGTCTGTTGATCGTGTTTCGAGAAGTGCTGGAAGCCGGGATTGTGGTGGGCATCGTGATGGCCGCCACCCAGGGCCTGGCAAGACGTGGGCTGTTCATTGGCGGCGGAATCGCAGCCGGCGTGCTCGGTGCCGGCATCTTGGCGCTGTTTACCGGCGCAATCACCCAGGCGCTGCAAGGCTTCGGCCAGGAAATTTTCAACGCGGCCATCCTGGTGGTCGCCGTGGTCATGCTGGGCTGGCACAACTTATGGATGGCCAGTCATGGTCGCGAGCTGGCGACCCAACTGCGCAGCGCAGGCAATTCAGTACTCAAGGGTGAAAAATCACTCTGGGCCCTGGCCGTGGTCATCACCGTGGCCGTGCTGCGCGAAGGCTCGGAAATCGTGCTGTTCCTCTATGGCATCGCCGCATCCAGCCAGACAGACCCACTGTCGATGTTGGCCGGCGGCGTGCTCGGCATCGTCGCCGGCGCCGCGCTGTCCTGGCTGATGTACCGCGGCCTGGTCGCCATCAGCCTCAAGCGCCTGTTCTCGATTACCGGCTGGATGATCGCCTTGCTTGCCGCCGGCATGGCTGGCCGGGCCGCCGCGATCCTCGCCGGTATCGACCTGATTCCCGCCTGGGGCTACCAGCTCTGGGACACCTCCTGGCTGGTCTCCGATGGCAGCCTCACCGGCCGCGCATTGACCGCGCTGGTGGGCTACACCGACCGACCTCTGGGCGTTCAATTGGTGGCGTGGCTCGTCACCCTCTCGCTCCTGGTGCTGGGTAACCGTTTACTGCATTCACGCCCGACACAATCACATTAA
- a CDS encoding iron transporter, with amino-acid sequence MKHLRNPFAAALLLVSAVAASSLAQAREYPIGGPVQINDMEIASSYLVGIEMAPMPPGMVMSKDSVHLETDVHATADNKYGLSNGEWVPYLTISYSLVKEGSPDYKEIGTLLPMVAKDGAHYANNVKMDGPGTYTVVLRYESPQIKGFFHHVDKETGVPEWWAPFTETFTFKYPQK; translated from the coding sequence ATGAAACACCTGCGCAACCCCTTCGCCGCCGCACTGCTGCTCGTCAGCGCCGTGGCCGCTTCCTCCCTCGCCCAAGCCCGCGAATACCCGATTGGCGGACCGGTGCAGATCAATGACATGGAGATCGCCTCCTCGTACCTGGTGGGCATCGAAATGGCGCCCATGCCGCCAGGCATGGTGATGAGCAAGGACTCGGTACACCTTGAGACCGATGTGCACGCCACCGCCGACAACAAATACGGCCTGTCCAACGGTGAGTGGGTGCCCTACCTGACCATCAGCTACTCACTGGTCAAGGAGGGCTCGCCCGACTACAAGGAAATCGGCACGCTGTTGCCGATGGTGGCCAAAGACGGCGCCCACTACGCCAACAACGTGAAAATGGACGGCCCCGGCACCTACACCGTGGTGCTGCGCTATGAAAGCCCACAGATCAAGGGCTTCTTCCACCATGTAGACAAGGAAACCGGCGTGCCTGAATGGTGGGCTCCCTTCACCGAAACCTTCACCTTCAAGTACCCGCAAAAGTGA
- a CDS encoding hydrogen peroxide-inducible genes activator, translating into MTLTELRYIVTLAQEQHFGHAAERCHVSQPTLSVGVKKLEDELGVLIFERSKSAVRLTPVGEGIVAQAQKVLEQAQSIRELAQAGKNQLTAPLKVGAIYTVGPYLFPHLIPQLHRVAPQMPLYIEENFTHVLRDKLRNGELDAIIIALPFNEADVLTLPLYDEPFYVLMPASHPWTQKDTIDAGLLNDKSLLLLGEGHCFRDQVLEACPTLTKGNDGAKHTTVESSSLETIRHMVASGLGISILPLSAVDSHHYAPGVIAVRPLTPPVPFRTVAIAWRASFPRPKAIEILADSIRLCSVAKPPAAS; encoded by the coding sequence ATGACTCTTACAGAATTACGCTACATCGTTACCCTCGCCCAAGAGCAGCACTTCGGCCACGCGGCCGAGCGTTGCCACGTCAGCCAGCCGACGCTGTCGGTGGGTGTGAAGAAGCTTGAAGACGAACTCGGTGTGCTGATTTTCGAGCGCAGCAAAAGCGCCGTGCGCCTGACGCCCGTCGGCGAAGGCATCGTCGCCCAGGCCCAGAAGGTTCTGGAACAGGCCCAGAGCATTCGCGAGCTGGCCCAGGCCGGCAAGAACCAACTGACCGCCCCGCTGAAAGTCGGCGCCATCTACACCGTCGGCCCGTACCTGTTCCCGCACTTGATTCCGCAACTGCACCGCGTCGCGCCGCAGATGCCGCTATATATCGAAGAAAACTTCACCCACGTGCTGCGCGACAAACTGCGCAACGGCGAGCTGGACGCGATCATCATCGCCCTGCCGTTCAACGAGGCGGATGTGCTGACGCTGCCGCTCTACGATGAGCCGTTCTACGTGCTGATGCCGGCGTCCCACCCATGGACGCAGAAAGACACCATCGACGCGGGCCTGCTCAACGACAAGAGCCTGCTGTTGCTGGGCGAAGGCCATTGCTTCCGCGACCAGGTGCTGGAAGCCTGCCCGACCCTGACCAAGGGCAACGACGGCGCCAAGCACACCACCGTGGAGTCCAGCTCCCTGGAAACCATTCGCCATATGGTCGCCTCCGGACTGGGTATCTCGATCCTGCCGCTGTCGGCGGTCGACAGCCATCACTACGCCCCCGGCGTGATCGCCGTGCGCCCACTGACGCCGCCGGTACCGTTCCGCACCGTGGCGATTGCCTGGCGTGCGAGCTTCCCGCGTCCGAAAGCGATTGAAATCCTCGCCGACTCGATCCGCCTGTGTTCGGTGGCCAAGCCGCCTGCTGCGAGCTAA
- the recG gene encoding ATP-dependent DNA helicase RecG, whose product MTELSQVSVTALKGVGEAMAEKLAKVGLENLQDVLFHLPLRYQDRTRVVPIGHLRPGQDAVVEGTVSGADVVMGKRRSLVVRLQDGTGGLSLRFYHFSNAQKEGLKRGTRVRCYGEARPGASGLEIYHPEYRAITGDEPPPVDTTLTPIYPLTEGLTQQRLRQLCMQTLTMLGPKSLPDWLPQELARDYQLAPLDDAIRYLHHPPADADVDELALGHHWAQHRLAFEELLTHQLSQQRLRESMRSLRAPAMPKAKRLPAQYLANLGFAPTGAQQRVGNEIAYDLSQKEPMLRLIQGDVGAGKTVVAALAALQALEAGYQVALMAPTEILAEQHFITFKRWLEPLGLEVAWLAGKLKGKNRVAALEQIAAGAPMVVGTHALFQDEVKFKNLALVIIDEQHRFGVQQRLALRQKGVGGRMSPHQLIMTATPIPRTLAMSAYADLDTSILDELPPGRTPVNTVLVTDTRRVEVIERVRGACAEGRQAYWVCTLIEESEELTCQAAETTYEDLTSALGELKVGLIHGRMKPVEKAAVMAEFKAGNLQLLVATTVIEVGVDVPNASLMIIENPERLGLAQLHQLRGRVGRGSAASHCVLLYHPPLSQIGRQRLGIMRETNDGFVIAEKDLELRGPGEMLGTRQTGLLQFKVADLMRDADLLPAVRDAAQALLERWPEHVSPLLDRWLRHGQQYGQV is encoded by the coding sequence ATGACTGAGCTGTCGCAGGTATCGGTGACGGCACTCAAGGGTGTCGGGGAGGCCATGGCCGAGAAGTTGGCCAAGGTCGGGCTGGAAAATCTCCAGGACGTGCTGTTCCACCTGCCCCTGCGTTACCAGGACCGCACCCGCGTGGTGCCCATCGGCCACTTGCGTCCTGGGCAGGACGCCGTGGTTGAAGGCACCGTCAGCGGCGCCGACGTGGTCATGGGCAAGCGCCGCAGTTTGGTCGTGCGCCTGCAAGACGGCACCGGCGGCCTGAGCCTGCGCTTCTACCACTTCAGCAACGCCCAGAAGGAAGGCCTCAAGCGTGGTACCCGCGTGCGCTGCTACGGCGAAGCCCGGCCCGGCGCTTCGGGGCTGGAAATCTATCACCCGGAATACCGCGCGATTACCGGCGACGAACCGCCGCCGGTAGACACCACCCTCACGCCAATTTACCCGCTCACCGAGGGCCTGACCCAGCAGCGCTTGCGCCAACTGTGCATGCAGACTCTGACGATGCTCGGGCCAAAAAGCCTGCCCGACTGGCTGCCCCAGGAACTGGCGCGCGACTATCAACTGGCGCCGCTGGATGATGCGATCCGCTACCTGCATCACCCACCCGCCGACGCCGACGTCGACGAGTTGGCTCTCGGTCATCACTGGGCCCAGCATCGCCTGGCGTTCGAAGAACTGCTGACCCATCAACTGTCCCAGCAGCGCCTGCGCGAGAGCATGCGTTCGCTGCGCGCGCCGGCCATGCCCAAGGCCAAGCGCCTGCCTGCGCAATACCTGGCCAACCTGGGGTTTGCACCGACGGGCGCCCAGCAACGGGTCGGCAATGAAATCGCCTACGACCTGAGCCAGAAAGAACCGATGCTGCGGCTGATCCAGGGTGACGTGGGCGCGGGTAAAACCGTGGTCGCCGCCCTCGCCGCGTTGCAGGCCCTCGAAGCCGGCTATCAGGTGGCGCTGATGGCGCCCACCGAGATTCTCGCCGAGCAGCACTTCATCACCTTCAAGCGCTGGCTCGAACCGCTGGGCCTGGAAGTCGCGTGGCTGGCCGGCAAGCTCAAGGGCAAGAACCGCGTAGCCGCCCTGGAGCAGATCGCCGCCGGCGCCCCGATGGTGGTGGGCACCCACGCGTTGTTCCAAGACGAAGTGAAGTTCAAGAATCTGGCGCTGGTGATCATCGACGAACAGCACCGCTTCGGTGTGCAGCAGCGCCTGGCCCTGCGCCAGAAAGGCGTGGGCGGCCGCATGAGCCCGCACCAGTTGATTATGACCGCCACACCGATCCCACGCACCCTGGCCATGAGCGCCTACGCCGACCTCGACACTTCGATCCTCGACGAACTGCCGCCGGGCCGAACGCCGGTCAACACCGTGCTGGTCACCGACACCCGCCGCGTCGAAGTCATCGAACGGGTGCGCGGCGCCTGCGCCGAAGGCCGTCAGGCGTATTGGGTGTGCACGCTGATCGAAGAATCCGAAGAGCTGACCTGCCAGGCCGCCGAAACCACCTATGAAGACCTCACCAGTGCCTTGGGTGAACTCAAGGTCGGGCTGATCCACGGTCGCATGAAGCCGGTGGAAAAGGCCGCGGTAATGGCCGAGTTCAAGGCCGGCAACCTGCAATTGCTGGTGGCGACCACGGTGATTGAAGTCGGCGTCGACGTCCCCAACGCCAGCCTGATGATCATCGAGAACCCCGAGCGCCTGGGCCTGGCGCAACTGCACCAATTGCGCGGCCGCGTCGGCCGGGGCAGCGCCGCCAGCCACTGTGTGCTGCTGTACCACCCGCCGCTGTCGCAGATCGGTCGCCAGCGCCTGGGGATCATGCGCGAAACCAACGACGGCTTCGTGATCGCCGAAAAAGACCTCGAACTGCGCGGCCCCGGCGAGATGCTCGGCACCCGCCAGACCGGCCTGCTGCAATTCAAGGTCGCCGACCTGATGCGCGATGCCGACTTGCTGCCCGCCGTGCGCGACGCGGCCCAGGCGTTACTGGAGCGTTGGCCGGAACACGTCAGCCCGCTGCTGGATCGCTGGCTGAGACATGGGCAGCAATACGGCCAAGTGTGA
- a CDS encoding aminoacyl-tRNA deacylase and HDOD domain-containing protein: MSEVALATAPPTAPSVIRTLLAKLAISYTEVTERPGLNPAQKVQAVLLDDAVGALMVLFPQNQLLDLNRLAELTGRRLTAVSPERLERMLGKHSLSLLPGLPPLTSSPCLYEESLLREPTVLVHSGESGLLLEISSDAFKSMLTKASAAHFGEPLSNIRPNLDRPNDDREEITQAMQAFTARRIQQRLEATIEIPPLADTAQKIIKLRVDPNATIDDITGVVETDPALAAQVVSWAASPYYASPGKIRSVEDAIVRVLGFDLVINLALGLALGKTLSLPKDHPQQATPYWHQSIYTAAVIEGLTRAMPRAQRPEAGLTYLAGLLHNFGYLLLAHVFPPHFSLICRHLEVNPHLCHSYIEQHLLGISREQIGAWLMRYWDMPDELSTALRFQHDPTYDGQYAEYPNLVCLAVRLLRSRGIGSGPDESIPDELLERLGLTRDKAEDVVSKVLDAETLLRELASQFSQG, encoded by the coding sequence ATGTCAGAAGTTGCCCTCGCCACAGCCCCACCGACTGCACCCTCGGTGATTCGGACGCTGCTTGCAAAGCTCGCCATCAGCTACACGGAAGTTACCGAACGCCCCGGCCTGAACCCGGCGCAGAAGGTTCAAGCCGTACTGCTCGATGATGCCGTGGGTGCACTCATGGTGCTGTTTCCACAGAACCAGTTGCTGGACCTTAATCGCCTCGCCGAGCTCACCGGTCGGCGCCTCACGGCGGTGTCGCCGGAGCGCCTGGAGCGTATGCTCGGCAAGCACAGCCTGAGCCTGCTGCCCGGCCTGCCGCCGCTGACCAGTTCTCCCTGCCTCTACGAAGAAAGCCTGTTGCGTGAGCCGACCGTGCTGGTGCACTCGGGCGAATCCGGGCTGCTGCTGGAGATTTCCAGCGACGCGTTCAAGAGCATGCTGACCAAGGCCAGCGCCGCGCATTTCGGCGAGCCGCTGAGCAACATCCGGCCAAACCTGGATCGCCCCAACGACGACCGCGAGGAAATCACCCAGGCGATGCAGGCGTTCACCGCCCGCCGTATCCAGCAGCGCCTGGAAGCCACCATCGAAATTCCACCGCTGGCCGATACCGCGCAAAAGATCATCAAGCTGCGGGTCGACCCCAACGCCACCATCGACGACATCACCGGCGTGGTCGAAACCGACCCGGCCCTGGCCGCCCAGGTGGTGAGTTGGGCCGCGTCGCCCTACTACGCCTCGCCGGGCAAGATCCGCTCGGTGGAAGACGCCATCGTGCGCGTGCTGGGCTTTGACCTGGTGATCAACCTCGCACTCGGCCTGGCCCTGGGCAAGACCTTGAGCCTGCCCAAGGACCACCCGCAACAGGCCACGCCGTACTGGCACCAGTCGATCTACACCGCTGCCGTCATCGAAGGCCTGACCCGCGCCATGCCCCGCGCCCAGCGCCCGGAAGCCGGGCTGACGTACCTCGCCGGCCTGCTGCACAATTTCGGCTACCTGTTGCTGGCCCACGTCTTCCCGCCGCACTTCTCACTGATCTGCCGGCACCTGGAGGTCAACCCGCACCTGTGCCACAGCTACATCGAGCAGCATCTGCTGGGCATCAGCCGCGAGCAGATTGGTGCGTGGTTAATGCGCTATTGGGACATGCCGGACGAACTGTCCACCGCCCTGCGCTTCCAGCACGACCCGACCTACGACGGCCAATATGCGGAATACCCGAACCTGGTGTGCCTGGCGGTGCGCTTGCTGCGCAGCCGTGGCATCGGCTCGGGGCCGGATGAATCCATCCCGGACGAACTGCTTGAGCGCCTGGGGCTGACCCGGGACAAGGCAGAGGATGTGGTGAGCAAGGTGCTGGACGCGGAAACGTTGTTGCGCGAGTTGGCGTCGCAGTTCAGCCAGGGATAA
- the tagQ gene encoding type VI secretion system-associated lipoprotein TagQ — translation MIFSRKAVSKRHLLLIAAGFSTVLTGCATSPTNKVASTTKVEYYPNCYEPVQHLRATDSDLTKSVVTGAALGAAGGALLGALTGDSDKRGRNAAIGAAGGALAGGAAGYYTERQKQITDDNQRIASYATDVNKRASDIDRSTAYAKASQQCYQSAFTKLVADRKAKTVNDVEGRKRLAEIVSGLKESNDLIVAVNGKASEDLNNYTQAYEQDLQQVGVQRADVVTVATADTTPVVTPAKGKKPVKVAKKPVLPTVPKEAVATEKTIQTAQTKQAESKQVASAGKAQIEGTCRDPNLADWAPVPCPNV, via the coding sequence ATGATTTTTTCCCGTAAGGCGGTTTCCAAGCGTCATCTGCTGCTGATTGCCGCAGGCTTCAGCACGGTGCTGACCGGTTGCGCAACGTCGCCGACCAACAAGGTCGCCTCGACCACCAAGGTCGAGTACTACCCGAACTGCTACGAGCCGGTGCAGCACCTGCGCGCTACCGATTCGGACCTGACCAAGTCGGTGGTCACCGGCGCCGCCCTGGGTGCGGCCGGTGGTGCTTTGCTGGGTGCCCTGACCGGCGACTCCGACAAGCGCGGCCGCAACGCTGCCATCGGTGCAGCGGGCGGCGCCCTGGCCGGTGGTGCTGCGGGTTACTACACCGAGCGCCAGAAGCAGATCACCGATGACAACCAGCGCATCGCCTCCTACGCCACCGACGTCAACAAGCGCGCTTCGGACATCGACCGCAGCACCGCGTACGCCAAGGCGTCCCAGCAGTGCTACCAGAGCGCGTTCACCAAGCTGGTGGCCGACCGCAAGGCCAAGACCGTCAACGACGTTGAAGGCCGCAAGCGCCTGGCAGAAATCGTCTCGGGCCTGAAAGAGTCCAACGACCTGATCGTCGCGGTGAACGGCAAGGCCAGCGAAGACCTGAACAACTACACCCAGGCGTACGAGCAGGATCTGCAACAAGTGGGCGTACAACGTGCTGACGTGGTCACTGTTGCGACTGCCGATACCACGCCGGTGGTGACGCCAGCCAAAGGCAAGAAGCCGGTAAAAGTCGCGAAAAAGCCGGTACTGCCAACCGTGCCGAAAGAAGCCGTAGCCACCGAGAAAACCATCCAGACCGCCCAGACCAAGCAAGCTGAAAGCAAGCAGGTTGCCAGCGCCGGTAAAGCGCAGATCGAAGGCACTTGCCGTGATCCGAACCTGGCGGACTGGGCACCGGTTCCTTGCCCTAACGTCTGA